The Kluyvera intermedia genome includes the window CATTCTCGATCTTACCTATTCCCGGCAGGTTAACGAAATTAATCTGTTTACCGCGCTGGGTGGCGGTTGGGTAGAGTAAATTTATTTAATTAATCAGGAAATTAAAATGCGTAATTCACTTAAAGCCGTTTTATTTGGTGCCTTCTCTGTCATGTTTTCTGCCGGTCTTCATGCTGAAACACATCAGCATGGCGATATGAATACTGCCAGTGATGCTTCGGTACAGCAAGTTATCAAGGGCACCGGTGTCGTTAAAGACATTGATATGAATACTAAGAAAATCACCATTTCGCATGAAGCAATTCCAGCGGTGGGCTGGCCTGCAATGACCATGCGCTTTACTTTTGTTAATGCAGACGATGCTATTAATGCCCTGAAAACAGGCAACCATGTCGATTTCTCGTTTATTCAGCAGGGCAATATCTCCTTACTCAAAAGCATTAACGTGACGCAGTCCTGATTGGCTGTCCGGAGCGATTACATCCTGTGCGCCTGTACATTCACATAGGTATATGTGTGAGTTAACCGTCAGGCGCATATGCCAGGTGTTTTGATTTTTTAGCGGAAAATTGTATGGCTTCTTTAAAGATAAAATATGCTGCAATAATTATCAGCAGCCTCATAGCAGGGGGGCTGATATCGGTTACTGCCTGGCAGTATGTAAACTCAGCACAAAAGACAGAAAAAACAGAACAAAAGGCACCGGAACGAAAGGTGCTTTTCTGGTATGACCCAATGAAACCGGATACCAAATTTGATAAACCCGGAAAATCGCCCTTTATGGATATGGACCTGGTGCCAAAATATGCTGATGACAGTGGCGATAAAAGCAGTGGCGGGATCCGTATCGACCCAACCCAGGTTCAGAATCTGGGATTAAAAACGCAAAAAGTCACGCGAGGAATGCTGAATTATTCTCAGACAATCCCGGCTAATGTCAGCTATAACGAGTATCAGTTTGTTATTGTGCAGGCGCGTTCTGACGGGTTTGTCGAAAAAGTCTACCCCATGACGATTGGCGATCATGTGAAGAAGGGGACGCCACTTATCGATATTACCATTCCGGACTGGGTGGAAGCACAGAGTGAATTCCTTCTGTTATCCAGCACCGGTGGTACTTCCACGCAAATTAAAGGCGTTCTGGAACGGCTTCGCCTGGCAGGTATGCCGGAAGAGGATATTCAGAGACTGCGTTCTACCCGGAGCATTCAGACCCGTTTTACCATTAAAGCACCTATTGATGGTGTCATTACTGCATTTGACCTGCGCACCGGCATGAATATTTCGAAAGATAAGGTGGTGGCTCAGATTCAGGGAATGGACCCGGTCTGGATCAGCGCTGCAGTGCCAGAATCTATCGCCTATCTGCTGAAAGATACGTCGCAGTTTGAAATTTCGGTACCGGCTTATCCGGATAAAACATTCCATGTCGAAAAATGGAATATTCTTCCCAGCGTGGATCAGACAACCCGTACGCTTCAGGTCCGTCTCCAGGTTTCTAATAAGGATGAGTTTCTCAAGCCGGGCATGAATGCCTATCTGAAACTGAATACCAGAAGCCAGGAGATGCTGCTGATACCAAGCCAGGCCGTTATCGATACCGGCAAAGAACAGCGCGTGATTACTGTTGATGATGAAGGCAAGTTTGTGCCGAAACAGATCCACGTTCTGCATGAGTCACAGCAACAGTCCGGCATCGGCTCCGGCCTGAATGAAGGCGATACCGTGGTGGTCAGTGGCCTGTTCCTCATTGACTCTGAAGCCAATATTACGGGCGCACTGGAACGTATGCGCCACCCTGAAAAAACAGAAAGCAGTATGCCAGCAATGTCTGACCAGCCTGTAAATATGCATTCAGGGCACTGAGGAGACGACGATGATTGAATGGATTATCCGGCGCTCTGTCGCCAACCGTTTCCTGGTCATGATGGGGGCCCTGTTTCTCAGCATCTGGGGCACATGGACGATTATTAACACGCCTGTCGATGCCTTGCCTGACCTGTCAGATGTGCAGGTCATTATCAAAACCAGCTATCCCGGCCAGGCCCCGCAGATTGTAGAAAACCAGGTCACCTATCCACTTACCACCACCATGCTGTCCGTGCCTGGCGCAAAAACCGTGCGTGGTTTTTCACAGTTCGGTGATTCGTATGTGTATGTCATTTTTGAAGACGGCACCGATCTGTACTGGGCCCGTTCCCGCGTGCTGGAGTACCTGAACCAGGTACAGGGAAAACTGCCCGCCGGTGTGAGTTCTGAAATCGGTCCGGACGCCACGGGGGTGGGCTGGATATTTGAATATGCCCTTGTCGATCGCAGCGGAAAACACGACCTTTCAGAACTGCGTTCTCTGCAGGACTGGTTCCTGAAATTTGAGCTGAAAACCATCCCGAACGTGGCTGAGGTCGCTTCGGTTGGCGGCGTGGTGAAACAGTACCAGATTCAGGTCAATCCGGTAAAATTGTCTCAGTATGGTATCAGCCTGCCCGAAGTGAAACAGGCCCTTGAATCGTCTAACCAGGAGGCCGGTGGCTCATCCGTTGAAATGGCCGAAGCTGAGTATATGGTCCGTGCCAGCGGTTATCTTCAGAGCATTGATGATTTTAATAACATCGTCCTGAAAACAGGCGAGAACGGCGTGCCGGTTTATCTGCGGGATGTTGCCCGCGTGCAGACCGGGCCTGAAATGCGGCGTGGTATTGCCGAGCTGAACGGCCAGGGCGAAGTCGCTGGCGGCGTGGTGATCCTGCGGTCGGGTAAAAATGCACGCGACGTTATCACGGCAGTGAGGGATAAACTTGAGACGCTGAAGGCCAGCCTGCCGGAAGGCGTTGAAATCGTGACCACCTACGATCGCAGCCAGCTCATCGACCGGGCGATTGATAACCTCAGTTCCAAACTTCTGGAAGAGTTTATCGTGGTGGCCATCGTCTGTGCCCTGTTCCTGTGGCACGTACGTTCTGCCCTGGTGGCGATTATCTCTCTGCCGCTTGGTCTGTGTATCGCCTTTATCGTCATGCACTTCCAGGGACTGAACGCCAATATCATGTCGCTGGGAGGGATAGCGATTGCCGTCGGTGCGATGGTGGATGCCGCCATTGTGATGATTGAGAATGCGCATAAGCGGCTTGAGGAGTGGGATCATCAGCATCCGGGTGAGCAGATTGACAACGCCACCCGCTGGAAGGTGATTACCGATGCCTCCGTTGAAGTGGGACCCGCACTGTTTATCAGCCTGCTGATCATCACCCTGTCCTTTATTCCTATCTTTACCCTGGAAGGTCAGGAAGGACGTCTGTTTGGCCCGCTGGCATTCACGAAAACGTACTCCATGGCGGGCGCGGCCGCGCTGGCCATCATCGTCATTCCGATTCTGATGGGATTCTGGATCCGGGGGAAAATTCCTGCAGAGACCAGTAACCCCCTGAACCGGGTACTGATCAAAGCGTATCATCCATTGCTGTTGCGGGTTCTCCACTGGCCAAAAACAACCCTGCTGGTTGCGGCCTTGTCCATTTTCACCGTTATCTGGCCGCTGAGCCAGGTGGGCGGTGAGTTTCTGCCGAAGATTAACGAGGGCGACCTGTTGTATATGCCGTCGACCCTGCCGGGTGTCTCTCCGGCTGAAGCTGCAGCGCTCCTGCAGACGACGGACAAGTTAATCAAAAGCGTTCCTGAAGTGGCCTCTGTATTTGGCAAGACCGGTAAAGCAGAGACCGCCACGGATTCCGCACCGCTCGAAATGGTTGAAACCACGATCCAGCTCAAACCTGAGGATCAGTGGCGTCCAGGCATGACGATTGACAAGATTATTGAAGAACTCGACAGGACCGTCCGTTTACCGGGGCTGGCAAACCTCTGGGTGCCGCCAATCCGTAACCGTATTGATATGCTCTCAACCGGGATCAAAAGCCCGATAGGTATCAAGGTGTCCGGAACGGTTCTGTCCGATATCGATGCAACGGCGCAGAGTATCGAAGCGGTCGCCAAAACCGTACCCGGCGTAGTGTCTGCTCTCGCAGAGCGACTGGAAGGCGGGCGCTACATTGATGTGGATATCAACCGGGAAAAAGCCTCCCGCTACGGAATGACGGTGGGCGATGTGCAGCTGTTCATCTCATCAGCCATCGGCGGCGCGACGGTAGGGGAAACGGTTGAAGGCGTGGCCCGGTACCCGATTAATATCCGCTATCCGCAGGATTACCGGAACAGCCCGCAGGCCCTGAAACAGATGCCGATCCTGACCCCGATGAAGCAGCAGATCACGCTGGGCGATGTTGCGGATATTAAGGTCGTTTCCGGGCCGACTATGCTGAAAACGGAAAATGCCCGTCCAGCCAGCTGGATTTACATTGACGCGCGCGGCAGGGATATGGTGTCGGTGGTTAATGACATTAAAACGGCGATCAGTCAGAAAGTGAAACTGAGACCGGGTACCAGCGTGTCATTCTCCGGACAGTTTGAACTGCTTGAGCATGCCAACAAGAAACTGAAGCTGATGGTGCCGATGACGGTGATGATCATCTTCATCCTGTTGTATCTGGCATTCCGCCGGGTTGATGAAGCCCTGCTGATCCTGATGAGCCTGCCGTTCGCCCTGGTTGGCGGGATATGGTTCCTGTACTGGCAGGGCTTCCATATGTCTGTCGCAACCGGAACGGGGTTTATCGCTCTGGCCGGGGTGGCAGCAGAGTTTGGCGTGGTCATGCTGATGTATCTGCGTCATGCCATTGAAGCGCACCCGGAATTGTCCCGTAAAGAGACGTTCACACCGGAAGGCCTTGATGAAGCCCTCTATCATGGTGCCGTACTGCGTGTCCGGCCGAAAGCCATGACCGTGGCGGTGATCATTGCGGGTCTGCTGCCAATACTCTGGGGAACCGGTGCAGGTTCAGAAGTCATGAGCCGTATCGCGGCACCCATGATTGGTGGGATGATCACGGCTCCGCTGCTGTCCCTGTTCATTATTCCTGCCGCCTACAAATTAATCTGGCTGCGCAGACATAAAAAAAGCGTGTCCTGAACCTGAAAGGGCACCCCCTGTGGGTGTCCTTCTTTACTGATTCACCCTGACGTCAGGGTTTAAATCGATAATATACAGAGGTGAGTATGAAAAAAGTGGTTCTGATGGCGCTGGCTCTCGGCCTTTCACTGCCCGCGATGGCGAGTGAAAAAGTGATTGATATGTACAAATCTGAAAACTGTGGCTGTTGTTCCCTGTGGGGCAAGGCGATGGAAAAAGACGGGTTTGAAGTACGAACTCACGTCATGAATGATCAGGCGCTGTCAGCCCTGAAAGAAAAGCATGCTATTCCTGCAGGACTGCGAAGTTGTCATACCGCGGTTGCCGGTAATTTGATCATTGAAGGCCATGTGCCTGCGACAACGATACATAAGGCAATGCAGTCTGGTTCAGGTATATACGGTCTCGCCACCCCCGGTATGCCAGCAGGAAGTCCTGGAATGGAGATGGGAGCCCGAAAAGAGGCTTACGATGTTATCGCATTCTCACCGGATGGAAGTAAAAAAGTCTTCCAGCGAATCGAATAGTCAGCGGAACGGCTGATAACGGGACGCCGGCAGCAGGCACTCTTATGCCGGCGGCATTCGTGGTAATCGCATCCATGACATACCCTGAAGACAGAAGATGCTTCGGTATGCATAAGGAGAGTTACTGTGAAAAATGACAATGCAGTGCAACACAACAACCAGACTGCTTCTGAGCAGACATTATCCCCGGACGAGGGCCACGTATTGCATAAGGTGAGAGATCCCGTGTGCGGGATGGACATCCTGCCCGACAGGGCGCACAGCAGCATTCGATACCAGGACCATCAACTTTATTTCTGCTCCGCCAGCTGTGAGAGTAAATTTAAAGCCCATCCCGATCGTTATCTTACCGAAGATGCCAGTGAACATTCCCATCACCATCACCACGATCATCACGAAGTCAGCCCTGATCAGATAAAACAGCCTCACCACCAGGCGGAGAAAGAGAATTCTGAAGGTGTGTGGACATGTCCGATGCACCCGGAGATACGCCGCAGTGGTCCCGGAAGCTGTCCTGTCTGTGGAATGGCACTGGAGCCGCTCGTAGCTACGGCATCCACGGGGGCAAGTGATGAACTTCGCGACATGACAAGACGCTTCTGGCTGGGGTTGTTGCTGGCGTTTCCGGTTCTGGTACTCGAAATGGGATCTCATCTGTTTCCCGCCTTGAGGAATACAGTACCGCCACAGTACAACACATGGCTGCAGCTGCTTCTGGCCTCTCCTGTCGTGTTGTGGTGTGGCTGGCCATTCTTCGCCCGGGCCGGAATGTCGTTACGTAACCGCTCCCTGAATATGTTTACCCTTGTTGCAATGGGCACCGGCGTAGCCTGGGTGTACAGCGTCATTGCAACCGTCTTCCCCTCCTGGTTTCCTGCATCGTTCAGAAACATGGATGGCCTGGTGGCCGTTTATTTTGAAGCCGCAGCAGTTATTACGGTGCTTGTTCTGCTGGGACAGGTTCTTGAGCTGCGGGCACGGGAACAAACCTCAGGCGCCATTACTGCGCTTCTGAACCTTGCCCCCAAAACCGCCAGACGGCTGGATCATGACGGTCATGAAACGGATATTAATGCGGAAGATGTCCTGCCTGGCGATAAGCTCCGCATCAGACCAGGAGAGAGTATTCCGGTCGACGGTATCGTGATCGAAGGCAAAACAACCGTTGATGAATCGATGGTGACCGGGGAATCTATGCCGGTTACCAAAACGGAGGGTGACCCTGTCATCGGGGGGACCATTAATCAGACAGGGAGTCTCATCATCCGTGCAGAGAAAGTCGGTGATGAAACAATGCTCTCACGAATTGTTCAGATGGTCGCTGATGCACAGCGTTCGCGTGCCCCCATCCAGAGAATGGCTGACAGCGTTTCAGGCTGGTTTGTTCCTCTGGTGATACTTATCGCGGTTGTTGCTTTCGTGATCTGGTCTGTCTGGGGGCCCGAGCCCAGGATGGCGCACGGTCTCATTGCGGCTGTGTCGGTCCTGATTATTGCCTGTCCCTGCGCGCTGGGGCTGGCCACGCCGATGTCGATAATGGTGGGGGTGGGCAAAGGAGCCCAGGCCGGGGTGTTAATCAGGAATGCCGAAGCCCTTGAGCGTCTTGAAAAAGTGGACACGCTGGTTGTCGACAAAACAGGCACGCTCACGGAAGGTTCGCCTACGGTGACAGGGATTATCAGTCTCAATCCGGGTGGGGAAACATCTCTTTTGCGTGTAACAGCCGCAGTGGAAAAAGGCTCGCAGCATCCGCTGGGTATGGCAGTAGTTAAAGCAGCACAGGAAAAGGGGATCGCAATACCCGCAGTCACTCATTTCGATGCACCGTCGGGTAAAGGTGTCTCAGGCGATGTCGAAGGTCAACGGGTTGTTATTGGTAATGAACTGGCTATGCAGGAAAACAGTATCGTTATTGATAATCAAAAGGCCGTTGCGGATACGTTGCGGATGGAAGGCGCTACCGTTATCTATGTGGCCACAGACGGGGACCTTGCAGGCCTGATAGCTATCTCGGATCCCGTGAAAACAACCACGCCGGATGCGCTTAAAGCTTTGCGTCAGGCGGGGATCCGCATCGTTATGCTCACCGGGGATAACCAGCTTACTGCTGAAGCAGTCGCACGGAAACTGGGAATAGATGAGGTTGAAGCCGGAATTCTGCCGGATGGCAAAAAAGCAGTGATAACCCGACTGAAAGAGTCTGGCCATGTGGTTGCGATGGCCGGAGACGGTGTGAATGATGCCCCGGCGCTGGCAGCGGCTGACGTGGGTATAGCCATGGGAACGGGTACAGATGTGGCAATTGAAAGTGCCGGAGTCACCCTTCTCAAAGGCGACTTGATGATACTGAACAGGGCCCGTCATCTGTCAGAGATCACCATGAAAAATATCCGTCAGAATCTGTTTTTTGCATTTATCTACAACGCACTTGGCGTGCCTGTGGCTGCAGGTCTGCTTTATCCTGTGTATGGAATACTGCTGTCGCCAGTTATTGCGGCGGCGGCCATGGCTCTTTCCTCCGTCAGCGTCATTGTGAATGCGTTGCGTCTGAAAAGTGTCAGGCTCGGGAAATAACACTGAGTGAAGGGTCAGTTACGAACAGAAGGAGTCCAGTATGAAAAGTACCACCTATGCGCTTATTGCTGTCGCCGCGATCGCGGCATTTGCCCTCCTGCGCGAACACTGGTCACATGTGGCAGGTTACTGGCCATATCTGTTATTGCTGGTCTGCCCGCTAATGCATCTTTTCCACGGCCACGGAGGGCATGGAGATCATCAACATCACGGAAGTGAAAACGATAAAAAAAATTAATCCGGCAGACGGGGCCGCGTCGCGGTCCCGTTATCAGTCCAGGTATCGTTCGTAGTCTCTGGCATGCGCAAAGGCATGCTGTTCGAGTTTGTTATCAGCGGGTGCCGCTGCCCGGAACGCCAGAGAGTTAACAGGGTTGTTATTGATGACCAGCTCGTAATGCAGATGAGGACCGGATGAACGTCCGCTGTTACCGGATAACGCAATAGCACCTCCCCGTGTAACCCTGGCCCCTTTAGTAACGAGTATTTTATTGAGGTGGAGATAGCGAGTTTTAACACCGGCTTTTCCCGTTACTTCAACAAAATATCCCATGGTACTGTTGTATTCGGCCCGGGTGATTTTTCCGTCGATGACGCTGACTATTTTCGTGTTCATGGGCATGGAATAATCAATGCCATTATGGGGACTCACTTTTCCCGATACCGGGTTAAGTCTTGCAGGATTGAAAGGCGAACTGAGTCTTGCTGTGGCCGGTAACGGATAATCGAGACTGCCTTTCCCGGAAGTATCGGAAAGGTTATAGAACTTTTTATCTGATATACGATACGCCGTGTAATTAAATGAACCGGACGTAAATTTATAGGCCACGACACGTGATTTTCCCGCTTTCTTTTGCAGTACGAGTTTTAATGATTCATTTTTTTTCAAATGCCGCAGATTAAACCGGGAAGGCAAGGAGCGCTGAAGAGTAGCGATCTCGTTCGATTCCAGCCCCGAGCGGGTGGCTGAAAGGTAGGCATTTTCTTTTACGACATCGGTAGAATACATTTACTGGAATTCGCCGTTAGCATGAACACTGCGGCGTATGCTAGGGGTTTTCAGGAGGCGTGTCATCTGTCAGTTAATCGGGAGCACCGTTGATGGTCGTCATTTTTGTAACATATCTTGTTTCCCGTTTGCTCCTGAAGCTCTGGGAACTGTATGACCAGCCCGACGGTGATGATTAACGGGACTGAAACAGGTTACGGCAGAGCAATATGGGGCTCATGTCCTGCTACGTAACCCGTCAGTAAAGCCCTGCTGCGCACCTGACGCTAAGCACTAACCCGCCTGCAGTTACCTGGTCGAATACAGCCCGCGAAGCTTTCTTGCCTGCGTCTGATGTGCTTCCGCACCGGCATTATTGACCTGCTCATGCACGAGAGCGGCTTTTTCTCCGGCATTCAGTTCGTTAAAAGAAGAAGACGAGGTCTTTGAATTTGCATCACTGCCGGACAGCATTTTTTTATGTTCCTCAATCATTTTCTGATGCGCATAGGACGCGCTGTTGTTCATAAATGAATGA containing:
- a CDS encoding copper resistance protein, which gives rise to MNILITTTAFTALFCGAAFAQSSDIAHEAHRFVNNASAVSHVNSSTHENLPDRVNKNNTPSFSEMNEHERAIVAHSFMNNSASYAHQKMIEEHKKMLSGSDANSKTSSSSFNELNAGEKAALVHEQVNNAGAEAHQTQARKLRGLYSTR
- a CDS encoding DUF411 domain-containing protein, which gives rise to MKKVVLMALALGLSLPAMASEKVIDMYKSENCGCCSLWGKAMEKDGFEVRTHVMNDQALSALKEKHAIPAGLRSCHTAVAGNLIIEGHVPATTIHKAMQSGSGIYGLATPGMPAGSPGMEMGARKEAYDVIAFSPDGSKKVFQRIE
- a CDS encoding DUF2933 domain-containing protein — translated: MKSTTYALIAVAAIAAFALLREHWSHVAGYWPYLLLLVCPLMHLFHGHGGHGDHQHHGSENDKKN
- the cusF gene encoding cation efflux system protein CusF is translated as MRNSLKAVLFGAFSVMFSAGLHAETHQHGDMNTASDASVQQVIKGTGVVKDIDMNTKKITISHEAIPAVGWPAMTMRFTFVNADDAINALKTGNHVDFSFIQQGNISLLKSINVTQS
- the silP gene encoding Ag(+)-translocating P-type ATPase SilP: MKNDNAVQHNNQTASEQTLSPDEGHVLHKVRDPVCGMDILPDRAHSSIRYQDHQLYFCSASCESKFKAHPDRYLTEDASEHSHHHHHDHHEVSPDQIKQPHHQAEKENSEGVWTCPMHPEIRRSGPGSCPVCGMALEPLVATASTGASDELRDMTRRFWLGLLLAFPVLVLEMGSHLFPALRNTVPPQYNTWLQLLLASPVVLWCGWPFFARAGMSLRNRSLNMFTLVAMGTGVAWVYSVIATVFPSWFPASFRNMDGLVAVYFEAAAVITVLVLLGQVLELRAREQTSGAITALLNLAPKTARRLDHDGHETDINAEDVLPGDKLRIRPGESIPVDGIVIEGKTTVDESMVTGESMPVTKTEGDPVIGGTINQTGSLIIRAEKVGDETMLSRIVQMVADAQRSRAPIQRMADSVSGWFVPLVILIAVVAFVIWSVWGPEPRMAHGLIAAVSVLIIACPCALGLATPMSIMVGVGKGAQAGVLIRNAEALERLEKVDTLVVDKTGTLTEGSPTVTGIISLNPGGETSLLRVTAAVEKGSQHPLGMAVVKAAQEKGIAIPAVTHFDAPSGKGVSGDVEGQRVVIGNELAMQENSIVIDNQKAVADTLRMEGATVIYVATDGDLAGLIAISDPVKTTTPDALKALRQAGIRIVMLTGDNQLTAEAVARKLGIDEVEAGILPDGKKAVITRLKESGHVVAMAGDGVNDAPALAAADVGIAMGTGTDVAIESAGVTLLKGDLMILNRARHLSEITMKNIRQNLFFAFIYNALGVPVAAGLLYPVYGILLSPVIAAAAMALSSVSVIVNALRLKSVRLGK
- the silB gene encoding Cu(+)/Ag(+) efflux RND transporter periplasmic adaptor subunit SilB, coding for MASLKIKYAAIIISSLIAGGLISVTAWQYVNSAQKTEKTEQKAPERKVLFWYDPMKPDTKFDKPGKSPFMDMDLVPKYADDSGDKSSGGIRIDPTQVQNLGLKTQKVTRGMLNYSQTIPANVSYNEYQFVIVQARSDGFVEKVYPMTIGDHVKKGTPLIDITIPDWVEAQSEFLLLSSTGGTSTQIKGVLERLRLAGMPEEDIQRLRSTRSIQTRFTIKAPIDGVITAFDLRTGMNISKDKVVAQIQGMDPVWISAAVPESIAYLLKDTSQFEISVPAYPDKTFHVEKWNILPSVDQTTRTLQVRLQVSNKDEFLKPGMNAYLKLNTRSQEMLLIPSQAVIDTGKEQRVITVDDEGKFVPKQIHVLHESQQQSGIGSGLNEGDTVVVSGLFLIDSEANITGALERMRHPEKTESSMPAMSDQPVNMHSGH
- the silA gene encoding Cu(+)/Ag(+) efflux RND transporter permease subunit SilA; protein product: MIEWIIRRSVANRFLVMMGALFLSIWGTWTIINTPVDALPDLSDVQVIIKTSYPGQAPQIVENQVTYPLTTTMLSVPGAKTVRGFSQFGDSYVYVIFEDGTDLYWARSRVLEYLNQVQGKLPAGVSSEIGPDATGVGWIFEYALVDRSGKHDLSELRSLQDWFLKFELKTIPNVAEVASVGGVVKQYQIQVNPVKLSQYGISLPEVKQALESSNQEAGGSSVEMAEAEYMVRASGYLQSIDDFNNIVLKTGENGVPVYLRDVARVQTGPEMRRGIAELNGQGEVAGGVVILRSGKNARDVITAVRDKLETLKASLPEGVEIVTTYDRSQLIDRAIDNLSSKLLEEFIVVAIVCALFLWHVRSALVAIISLPLGLCIAFIVMHFQGLNANIMSLGGIAIAVGAMVDAAIVMIENAHKRLEEWDHQHPGEQIDNATRWKVITDASVEVGPALFISLLIITLSFIPIFTLEGQEGRLFGPLAFTKTYSMAGAAALAIIVIPILMGFWIRGKIPAETSNPLNRVLIKAYHPLLLRVLHWPKTTLLVAALSIFTVIWPLSQVGGEFLPKINEGDLLYMPSTLPGVSPAEAAALLQTTDKLIKSVPEVASVFGKTGKAETATDSAPLEMVETTIQLKPEDQWRPGMTIDKIIEELDRTVRLPGLANLWVPPIRNRIDMLSTGIKSPIGIKVSGTVLSDIDATAQSIEAVAKTVPGVVSALAERLEGGRYIDVDINREKASRYGMTVGDVQLFISSAIGGATVGETVEGVARYPINIRYPQDYRNSPQALKQMPILTPMKQQITLGDVADIKVVSGPTMLKTENARPASWIYIDARGRDMVSVVNDIKTAISQKVKLRPGTSVSFSGQFELLEHANKKLKLMVPMTVMIIFILLYLAFRRVDEALLILMSLPFALVGGIWFLYWQGFHMSVATGTGFIALAGVAAEFGVVMLMYLRHAIEAHPELSRKETFTPEGLDEALYHGAVLRVRPKAMTVAVIIAGLLPILWGTGAGSEVMSRIAAPMIGGMITAPLLSLFIIPAAYKLIWLRRHKKSVS
- a CDS encoding peptidoglycan DD-metalloendopeptidase family protein, coding for MYSTDVVKENAYLSATRSGLESNEIATLQRSLPSRFNLRHLKKNESLKLVLQKKAGKSRVVAYKFTSGSFNYTAYRISDKKFYNLSDTSGKGSLDYPLPATARLSSPFNPARLNPVSGKVSPHNGIDYSMPMNTKIVSVIDGKITRAEYNSTMGYFVEVTGKAGVKTRYLHLNKILVTKGARVTRGGAIALSGNSGRSSGPHLHYELVINNNPVNSLAFRAAAPADNKLEQHAFAHARDYERYLD